The window AGATCTAGTCTGGCCGCAGCCATGAGCATACCAGGGACAATCTTATCGCAGGAACCTAATAACACCATGCCATCGAACCGATGGGCCTGAATCATCATCTCAATATCATTGGCAATTAAGTCCCTGGTCGGTAAAATATACCTCATTCCTTCATGACCCTGGGCAATTCCATCACATGCAGCGATGGTACCAAACTCCACAGGGGTACCGCCAGCCTCCCGAATACCCGCTTTAACTGCTTCACTTACTTCCCGTAAGTTATAATGGCCGGGAACTACGTTATTCCAAGAGTTAACCACTGCCACCAGTGGTTTATCCAAATCCTCATCGGTATAACCCATCGATTTGTAGAGGGAACGGTTTAGGGCCCAGTCGGGGAAATGAAGAATTTCTTTACTACGGTGAAACAATGCTGGCGACCCCCTTTATTTTCGATTATGGACGTTCTTTTAAATTTACTTTTCCTTTAATTTCTTTGTTTACGAGATTCCTGGGGTAGTAACCTTGCAAAACTTCAGCCACCCCCTGGGCTGCTTTGATTTGCAGATCCGTGCCGGCTTCTTCGGAGTACCAGGCCACGTGGGGATTTAGAATGACATTATCCATCTTTAACAGGGGACTTTCTGAACGTACTGGTTCAATCTCTAGGACATCCAGACCAGCACCGGCAATCCAACCCTCTTGCAGGGCTTTAACCAGTGCCTCCTCATCAATAACAGGTCCCCGTCCGGTATTTATGATAAAGGCTGATTTTTTCATCATTTTAAATTCTTTTTCACCAAGCAGATGTTCAGTCTCTGCATTTAAAGGGGCGTGCACGGAAATAAAATCTGAGGTCTGCAATAGCTCTTCTAAACTTACTTTTTTAACGCCAAACTGCTCTGCCACTGCATCGGGAATATAGGGATCAAAAACCAAGAGATTCAAGCCAAAGGCCTGGGCTTTTTTGGCCAGGGTTTGGGCAATCCTGCCAAAACTAATTAAGCCTAGATTTTTGCCTCTGAGACGGTAAACGGGTACAGATACCTTATAGTCCCAATTCCCTTTTTTGACTTCATTGTTCATTAATACAGTTTTTCGGACACAGGCTAAAAGCAGAGCCATGGCATGATCGGAAACTTCATCCATACAGTAGTCAGGTACGTTTACCACACAGATACCCTTCTCTGTGGCAGCAGCCAGATCCACTGTGTTAATCCCCACACCATAACGTCCAATAACTTTGCACCTGTCCAAAGCCTGAATAACCCTTGGCGTCAGTTGTGCGTACTGATTCAGTAAGCCATCTGCATCTTTGCAGGCTTCTATCAGTTCTTCCTCTGTTTTGCATTGGGCTGGCACCAGACTAACCCCTATTTGTGCTAATACTTCTTCCTCATACTTAAGGGTAGAATATTCGTAGTCGGTTACCACAACTTTTAGATTTGACATCTTAGTCACCCCGCTAGGTTTTTTTATAATCTGGCATTGCGAACTAGTTCCACTAATTGACTAGCCTTCTCCGTAATATAGCTCCAATTACCTTCCGCTATAACCTGTTGGGAAGCCAGAGACCCACCAACACCCAAGGCCAGGCAGCCAGCCTTAATGAACTCGGCTGCGTTATTTACATTAATACCGCCGGTGGCCATGATCGGAATATGACCCAATGGTCCACGAATATCTTTAATATATTTTGCCCCCAGGGTGCTGGCTGGAAAGACCTTCACCATGTCAGCCCCGAGTTCATAGGCTCGAACAATTTCCGTGGGAGTCATTGCCCCTGGGGCAACTGGTTTGCCGTAACGCTTGGCCACAGTAATAACATCTGGCTGCAGGCTGGGGGAAACAATAAACTGCGCTCCGGACAAAATGGCTAAGCGAGCAGTTTCACCATCCAGCACAGTACCTGCCCCGACAATAAATGTTCCTGCCATTTCCGAGGCAACCTTCTTTATTACCTCCAATGCCCCTGGCGTCTCGACGGTAATTTCAATGCTATTAATGCCGCCAGCTTGCAAAGCCTTAGCCAAAAGAATGATTGTCTCCGGTTGGCTACCCCGAACCACTGGTATAACGCCAACTTTCGTTAATCCAGCAAAACCATTCATTATCGATCAACCCCTTCTTTATAGCCCCTAAATACAGCTACCTCATCCATCGTAGGCAACCCTTCCACATCGCCGAT is drawn from Desulforamulus ruminis DSM 2154 and contains these coding sequences:
- a CDS encoding C-terminal binding protein, whose product is MSNLKVVVTDYEYSTLKYEEEVLAQIGVSLVPAQCKTEEELIEACKDADGLLNQYAQLTPRVIQALDRCKVIGRYGVGINTVDLAAATEKGICVVNVPDYCMDEVSDHAMALLLACVRKTVLMNNEVKKGNWDYKVSVPVYRLRGKNLGLISFGRIAQTLAKKAQAFGLNLLVFDPYIPDAVAEQFGVKKVSLEELLQTSDFISVHAPLNAETEHLLGEKEFKMMKKSAFIINTGRGPVIDEEALVKALQEGWIAGAGLDVLEIEPVRSESPLLKMDNVILNPHVAWYSEEAGTDLQIKAAQGVAEVLQGYYPRNLVNKEIKGKVNLKERP
- a CDS encoding bifunctional 4-hydroxy-2-oxoglutarate aldolase/2-dehydro-3-deoxy-phosphogluconate aldolase, producing MNGFAGLTKVGVIPVVRGSQPETIILLAKALQAGGINSIEITVETPGALEVIKKVASEMAGTFIVGAGTVLDGETARLAILSGAQFIVSPSLQPDVITVAKRYGKPVAPGAMTPTEIVRAYELGADMVKVFPASTLGAKYIKDIRGPLGHIPIMATGGINVNNAAEFIKAGCLALGVGGSLASQQVIAEGNWSYITEKASQLVELVRNARL